The Torulaspora delbrueckii CBS 1146 chromosome 1, complete genome DNA segment TTGGCCGTCTTGTATGTTGCTTAATAGCATCTTGTATCTCGAGAGGTGAAGAACATGCTCGTACGTTGTAGCTCGCTTCGTAAGGAGTTGATTGCACAAAGAACCACTGCCCATCACGGTTTCTTGTGTAGTACATGTATGGAGATATCACCGCCATTGTGAGGAGGTAGGAATCATCAATGAGCCCCAATTCTTTAGCGGTCTTGACGATTTGGATCTCAGGGAGTGACAAGTTCCATTCACTTTGTAAACGATGCGCAATTTCTTTATACTCATTCATTTTTTTAGTCTTTTTATTTGTGATCTGATCTTTTAAATCGAGTAAGCCTTTAATAAGCTCTggagatttttcatctttttgaaggTAATCCAGAGAgctgttgatgaatttcGAAAGATCTTTACCTTGaaagcttttcaaatcagTTATTTCCTGTAAAATAGCTCTTGAATCAGTTTGACTTTGTCTTCTCTTTGCAATAATGTGTTTTATCAGTTTGTCCTTGCACTCCTTAGTGTAAAGCTGTGGGTAAAATTCCAATGGCATCTCGACACCTTCCGCCAACGGAACTGCTTCTGTGGTTTCTTccatctcatcaaatacAATAGTAAATACAGGCGCTATTTCACTAAGCGAGttttcaccttcaccaTCTGGAGAATCTGATTGATCTGACTCGACACTATCATCTGCGAACAGCAGAGCATTGAACATCCTGTAAAGGTTGGTTTCATATTCTTCCGGAAGGAAATGGAATAATGATAGCCATGTTTTCATTGTGCTTTCCTCTTGTGGAGCAGAGTTCGACGGTGTATGAAACGCAGAGGAAATAAAACACTCCCTGACTTCGTTGTCTTGGAAATTGGGACACATTTCAAGATCGACGGCCACTGACTTGATGAAAGAGGGCAGAACCTCGTGCAAATGTTCGGCTTCGGCCATGTTTCTTTGCACCTGCGGTTCAACTGCGATAGCAAACATTTTAGCCCTCACGTAAGCTCTATCAGACATTCTAGAGTTGGCCACAGATGCCAGCTTCTGCAGTTGCCAAAGTAACTCCGATTGCAAGGTATAGTCCCCGTCCTCTTGAGTCAATTCATCCTTTGGAACGATCTCAATTTGTTCATCGTCAGAGCCGTTCTTACTCAGATACTTGAGTCTATACTCCGCATTAGTATAAGAATCACCTCTGTACCAATTCTTGTCGTAGTTTAAATCAATAAAATCAGGTCTTGCCAATAGATGTGGCATATAATTCGCAACAAACAAGCAAAACAGAGCAAAATAACCTTCAAAGAGGAAATTTGGCGGCAAAGGCAATACCACTGTTGGATCACTTATCTGTCCCTTTCGACCCGAACATTCTAACGATGGTCCAGTCTCAACGGAATCTTCCTCCACATCGATCTCTTCGAAATCTTCAGACTCAGTATCTGGCGCATTCGAAATATACTCATTGAGGTCCCCAGGTTGAAACCCACTGGCGGAGCCTGCCGGTAACTCTATATGAGCCCTCTGCTCAACATTCTCTGAGATCTGTGCCGGTGCGTCATTACAAAAGATAAAGTTACCAGCAGCCTCGACATCACCATTAGTCCTTCTCAAGGCATCCTCTGCGACATCCTTCGAGATCCCCATCTCGACAAGCGACCGAACAGCATCCGTGTCGTTCATACAGACCTATTCAATGGTCGTTTGCAGCGGTGTTCGTAGAACTCTGTATCAATCTATAGGGTGTCTTTGTACTACTATTAAACTTGACGCCAGCCCTAGCGCCCATCCCAGCCCTAAAAACTCATACCCTAACCATTATTACAGAGCCCTAATCATAAAGCCCTAGGGTTAACAAAACTCCCTAATCGGGACAACAGGCCCCTCACCGGAAAAACAGGAAAAACAAGGAAAACAAGGTTTTTCCTGCAAGTTAATGCCACAGAATATAGAATATCGGGTGATGAGCAATGAACAAACTCGGATAAGCCTAGACCTGCAAAGGCCGTCAGTAGTTGCAACGGGGGCACCCGCGTACTGTGgccttctccttcttgaaTCACCGATTATTCTGGTGGATTACGTAGTTACACGCACCAACAATTGGAACTATACCTTGGTCTTGCCATCTTGGCGTTGCCGGATTTCCTATTCGGCCGTATATTCCTCAGTTGTGCATTGAATTGTGCGCCGTAGTGCTGGCCCCTCCATGATTCGCAATATGCTTTTTGCCTTGCGTTGACTGAAACGGTGCACATCGCTGACAGGTTAAGTATTGTAATCTTGGAAGGAACTTTTAGTTTCTAACTGCATTCTTTAATGGATTTACCTTCTTATACAGCTTGAGCTTTTAAACTGTGGAAAAATAATATAAGCagttatttttttttcgtCCTGTCTGGCTATTAAGATTAACATAATATTCCTCTTGTAAAGAGGAGAATCGAGTGGTCATAGGGGTCGGTTTGTTGAACTATATAGATGTTGCAGCAGATACCGCAGGAGGAGAGTAACGGGGGTGCGCGAAAGGCTTCGATTTTACCTGGGAATGGTAGTAGTGGTGGAGATAGTGGAACTAGCACGACTGCACAGTCAGCCAATGCTAGTGCACATGTGCCGTTGCAAAACACAGTATTTATCCATAAGTTGTACAATATTCtcgaggatgatgatttaaaGGATCTCATCTGGTGGTCGCCGTCTGGTACGTCGTTTCTCATCAGACCAACGGAGAGGTTTAGTAGGGCGTTGGCTACGTATTTCAAGCATACCAATATTGCTAGTTTTGTTCGACAACTGAACATGTACGGATTCCATAAGGTGTCGAACGATCATAACAAGGGTAttcagcaacagcagcaacaacagcagccaAGCTCCGAAGCAGGCCAGGATGGTGTTAAAATTTGGGAGTTTAGACATAGCATGGGAATCTTTAAGCGTGGGGATATCGAAGGTctcaaatttatcaagcGCAGGTCTTCGAGGAATATTGCTGCGTTGAATGTTAGAAAGAATTCAAACCCTACACTTTCAACAAACACAGGTGGTCATTCTCAGGGAGAAGAATCAGATTCGGCAAAACAGCAACACGTACCGCAAGTCCAACAACCTCcgcaacagcaacaacaaccgTTTCATCCTCAGATGCAACCACAATGGCAACGACCTCAATTTATCATTAATGCCGAAAATgaacagcagcaacaacaacaacaacaacaacaacaacagcaacaacaacaacctTTACCACCGCTAAGTAGGACTGACAGCTTTATCCTTCATAGGTATTCGATTTTCAATCAACAGTTTCAATCGCAACAACTGGAAACAAAACTTAGAGAATTAACTCAAAGTTTCGATGGACTACGATACGACTATTTTATGCTACAATACAAGCACGATGAACTATTGGAACAACTGAGGGTGCTTAACACGGATATGGTCAAGCTATTGGATTTCTTACAAAAGTTTGTGACTTTACAAAAGCTGAGCTCTGAAGTTTACCACGAAGCTTCTCTTAAGGACGATCCATCCAAATTACACCAATTTCAGAAACATCAGCAGGAGATGTCCTATTTGGAACAGGAAATTCTAAGATTCAAGGCAAATTTAATGCAAAGATTGACAAAGAAACTTGGAAGCTgtgcaacaacaacagcaacaagCGCAAGCACAAGCTACAAGCCCAAGCCCAAGCCCAAGCCCAAGCACAAGCTCAAGCACATGCACAAGCACAAGCACAAGCACAAGCCCATGCCCAAGCACAAGCCCAAGCCCAAGCCCAAGCACAAGCCCAAGCTCAAGCACAAGCACAAGCACAAGCACAAGCCCAAGCACAGGCACAAGCTCAAGCCCAAGCTCAAGCGCAAGTGCAACAGCCACCGCAACCAAGCTCGCATTTCCCTGCATATGCACCTAACGTCTTACCGAGAAATACAAAAGAATCCGAGGTCTGTATCCAGATCATCGGCACCATCAGCGGCTGCTTTCGCTCCACATCTTTTTGCTGTACCTGCAGCTCCATCGGAATCCAATATTCAACAACCAGGTCCTTTCATTTCACCACCAGATTTCGCGGGTCCCcgaatgatgatgaatccTTTCGAAACGACTGGGCAAACTTCATCGGTGAAGCGGAATATGAGCATTCTTATGGATCCATTATCATCTGCCCCACATTATTCAGGACctcaaaattcttctcCTTCCCGCCATCCTGGTAACCTGGGGTCACAAATTCCACGAAACCCTTCTCCACTGGTCAACTCATGTAAGCCTCCAAAGCAGGAAAACGAACCGCCCGCTAATGAAGTCAGTCAACCAGTGCAGCAAAACTCTTCGACGAAACGTacaactttgaaagatggcATGTTTATATTAAAGCCTAATAAAAATTATTCAACAACCGCGAATAGGAACATTCAAAATGACAATAATACTGGAACCACCACTGCTAGCATGCCTCCTACAACAGAAAACGGCAATAATGCTGGTTCAGCTAACGAACAGAATGGTTCAAAGGATGCTCCACCTATCGCTCTATCTTTTAGAACATTTTACAGCAATAATGGTGATGCAAATCTAGAGGATCAATCCAAGGGCGAATCAAGTCCCAAGAACCCATTAGCACGTACTGCACAGGATGCAACAATCCAGAACTCAGGGAAAATTCCAATATTTAAAACATCACAAGGTTATTCGAAGCCATCAGACTCCGTGAGGGCGGATTCGGATTTGCCCGCAACAAAAGAACCTTCTCAGCACAACATAATTAGCCCAGTACCATCGCGAACAGATATCGAATCTCGCAGAGGGAGTAGCGGGGTGTATTCTCTGCTGAACAGAGAGGGATCAGCGCCAGCATCACCAATGGGGGAGTCTAGTTCcaacaaaaaaatcaaaCTCTAATTACAGGTAATTGTAACtttattgaagagaaaaccTCACTAATCGATGTGATTGAGTAGCATCCACATGTTAAAACAGAGATTAGGATCATGCGCTGGAAGATTGATGTTTTGCGATTTTCTGTATCTCATGTGTTGCATGAGAAGGACTACCCTTTTAGTTACATCTTATATAATATAGCTCAATATGTGAATAAACACTTGTACTGTAGAATTCTACTTCCGTGAATGTCCCAATCAGTGCTGGTTAGATAaagttcttcaaccagCTTAATTTGTGCCAAAACACACGCCCCCTTCCAGGCTAGCTCGGCAGCATCCATATCACGAGGTGGTGGAAGTACATTCACTGGGAGCAAATGCTCGCTACCATTTTGCGCCTCAATACTATCCCAATAAGCTTGCAATTCAGCGCTTATCATTtcgttgatctttttcgatgattgatcctcttcttcagattctCCCGTTTTGCCAGCAGTTTTTATATCCTTCGCCTGTTTTGCCAACTTTTTATAAAAGTTGGGGAATGAGGTCAAACTTAGCAGCCTTGGCCTCCAAATATTAATTCTATCAGTGAGGATGAAGTCCAAAGCCGGTATCTTTGAGCCACCTCCAACAACCAGGATATTTGAATAAAATGATGACATTTTCGCCACATCTATCGGAGTGCTCGCATTAGTTATGCTTTGTATGATTGCCTTCTCTAAGGGCGTGTAGTTTTTCCTACTATCAGCTTCCATGGGCGGTTTGCTTTggaaatcatcaaaactTGTTTGCAAGTCTAGCAGCTTAGACATAATCAGTTGATTGTTATTGTTGCCGGAATACAAATCTCCATCGAGACACTCGCTCTGAGACAAAGATCTCCAATCGTTCACAGTGTTTGTAAAGATATCACGAGAAGCAGGAAGCTGACTTTCAACATTAGAATTTCCGCTATGTTGAGAGGATTTTGAATGCAAGTATGATATTATTTCCGGGTAGAATAGCGCCAATGGGGCCAATGAtacttcatcaaaaacttTGAACTCATATTGCTCAGATTGTTGATCAGGTACCCGTTTAATGAAATTGTACAGTTGTACAGCGACATTTGCATCTTGAAACGTTGTGTActttttcttcagttcCTCCGCTAGAATCCAGCCATGCGAAGAGTTTATGTCCCAATCTTGATAAGGAAATTCACTTTGAAGTAAAAATAGGGCGAAGAGTTTTGTGAGATCGTCACCACCATAATCGAGTGAGACCAAACTATTTTCTAGAACCGTTCCTTCATCGATACATGCTATGCTTGTATGTGTAGCTCCTATATTTACCACACAGGTAGAAGAACTTTGACCTGCCCCATAGCAACCTGCGAGAGACTCCTGAATAATAGCCACCGCTTGAAATTGCATTTCAGTGAGAAGGAACCGTATAAAAGTTTCGACATGACTTTTGTGGAAAAGGTCAGGTATCACCAGCACTACCTTATACTGGGAGAACTGGGCACGTTCCAGATTGAGACCTTCAGCAGATAGCGCGTGCTCTAACAGACTAATTACATCGTTTATCAGGTCCTGCAGGGATGCATAATCCGGCGATGAAACATTGAAAGAGCCACCTTTAGTAAATGGGCACCTAATCCTGAAAGTTTCTTTCGAACATTTCAGAGCTTCAGAACCATAATATCTCTTActtgattttttgatcCAATTTATAGCCCCAGGATCATTCTGGTCTTCAATCATTTGAGGTTTCGAGTTTTTGTTATAGGATACAACTTGTTCATGGGCATTAAATGGAACTTTTCTTTTGTAGTAGCGCATACGCTCTCTGAAGCTATGCTGAATAGTGGATTTTAGCTCTTCGAATTCTTCAGGTTGTTCTCTCTTTAATGGAGCCTCCTGAAATTCGTCGTTCAGTTCCGTTTTGGGAATCGCGACGCAACTTGGCACCACTAGAGGtacttcatcttttgcaaatccaaTTCTCAGGTGTCTGGAGCCGGGGTGTATCACTAGCGTTGTATTTGCATCACTCAAATCAATGTCTTCATCGGCAGCGGCAATATAATCAGGCACTTCAGTGTTGGTATTCTTTATGTCAATCACGTCTGGAGTATTATTTATCGAGGATGTTTGAGTGTTGTTTCTTAAAGTCTTTCTCTCCCTCAACGCAAATatttgttcatctttctttaagTAATCTGAGGAGTAGTTTTTCTGATTGATAAGTAGGACAGGTTGGAAAAGACCAGTTGCAGGCAATGTGGTActttcaatcttttcaatacCAATttgcttcaacttcttggcGAATTCTTCGGCAGCTTTGATTCTGCCCAGTCTCCGCTTCTCTAAGAGATGCAAAGGTACTTTCTTACCAGGTGGAGCTTTTGCCGGATCCAGTCTAGGATGTTTCTTCGCTCTTTCTTGACTCTTTGCGTCCTCGTCATTATAgtcttcgtcttcttcgtcctcaACATGATTTCTCTGGCCAATTGGTGTAGCTGTAGCACTTCTTGAGATTTCTGCAGCATGTAAATTGttttcgtcatcttcttcatcgtcttccTCCTTCACACTATCGTGTTCCTGATCATGCTCTTCGACCTCATCGTCCTCCTCATCctcgtcgtcatcttcctccaaCGGGatatcaattggttcttcaTATACCACACTCTTTTCGGAAGTGTCCTGGCTCATTACGCGAATTTATGAACTCCTCAATGGATCCTCTGGCCTTTCCGTCTGGTGAGTTCACCGATTCAACATTTCACTTGATAGAGACTATACCGAGAGGTCCCATATATCTACGTTCAGTGTGATCTTCGGGTAAATATAGTTCGGCGGCTACTACTATCATACTTCAGCACCATTATTCGAGATTAGATTCACATCCATTTGGTTTTGACCATCCATATTCTAGTATGAGTCTGATGAACattatcaattttttttttcaaacaGAGAAACGCGCTTGCTGAGTGCGATATATTTGTTATCCGCATATGCTGTTTAGTATTGTTCATCAAGAGTTTGTTAGTTCACATTTCATGGTACACTATTAGATCAAAGCCTAATTATgtctttcaattcaattAAAGCAGTTTTAGCTTCCCGAGAATGCCAACAACATGGTCTGAATCGTTCCACTAAGCACCGATAGGCAATAGTGTGatagcttcaattgaactaCCATTATACATAAATGTCCTCATAAATGCAATAGAGTATAAAGTATAGGAGACAGAGCACAAAATTGTAGGCGGCTATTCTTATTCACTTTATATAAAGCTCAACAACTGGCGCCGGGTAAAATCGCCCCGCCTTTTTTTCCCCAGGGTGAAATGGTTGGTTGGTATATAAACAATTGACACTTTAAACTCGATCGCCACCTTTGAGAATAAGTTAAACGGTGTTCAACGTGTTTCTGCGGCCATTGATACGCTATAGCCTGAATTTTGCGGAATAACGACTGCAAGAATCTATTTCACCCAAAAATAGCCCTTTTTCAATCATGCTAAGATCAACAGTCACCAAGAATCCTGCGTTTCGCCGTCTATTTTCTCGCGAGAGTACTCCCAATGACAAGACTATTAGGAACTTACTCTTGCCCAAGGATACCAAGGTGATTATTCAAGGGTTTACTGGGAAACAGGCTACTTTCCACgccaaaatttctcagGAGTATGGTACTAACATTGTAGGTGGTACTAACCCTAAAAAGGCTGGTCAGACTCATTTGGGTCAACCAGTTTTTGCCACTGTGAAAGATGCCATGAAAGAGGTTGGTGCTACTGCTACCGGTATATTTGTTCCACCACCGATTGCTGCTGCAGCTATCAAAGAGGCAATTGAAGCTGAGATCCCACTAGCAGTTTGTATCACTGAGGGTATCCCACAACATGATATGCTTTACGTTGCAGAGATGCTGAAATCTCAGGATAAGACCAGATTGGTTGGTCCAAACTGTCCCGGTATTATTAACCCCGGAACCAGGGTAAGGATTGGTATCCAACCACCAAAGATCTTTAAGCCAGGTAATATTGGTATCGTGTCAAAGTCTGGTACTTTGACATACGAAGCTGTGCAACAAACTACTTTGGCCGGGTTGGGACAAACCATGGTCATCGGTATGGGAGGTGACGCATTCCCGGGTACCGATTTCATCGATGCATTGAAGTTGTTCATGGAAGACCCAGCCACTGAAGGTATCATTATGTTGGGTGAAATTGGTGGTCAAGCTGAGATCGAAGCCGCTCAGTTCCTAAAAGAATATAACTTCTCAAGAGCAAACCCACTGCCTGTTGCCTCCTTCATTGCTGGTAAAGTCGCAGGTCAAATGAAGGGTGTCAGAATGGGTCATTCCGGTGCTATCGTTGAAGGTTCTGGTACCGACGCcgaatcaaagaagaaggctttgAATGAAGCAGGTGTTACCGTCGTCGAATCTCCTGGTCATTTGGGTAAGGCCCTTTTGGATGGATTTGCCAGGTTGAAGTAGGCCGTGCGCGTCAAGTTTAATATTCTAATTCTATCAACCTTTCATCACTACCATATATCAATTTCTAACAGTAACTCCAACTGCCAACTAGCTAATTTGTGCTAAAGTAAATAGATAAACTTATTAGCTGTGTGAAGAGTAATTAATCAAGCCTTGAAGTGTTGAAGGCTAAGATTTatagaaaaaaaaaatacacAAGATTCGGTATGATCTTGACAAAGAAATAACAAATCCAAGCACGACGCAAGTGGTTCAGTGGTTAGAATTCATGCTTCCCAAGCATGGGGCCCGGGTTCGATTCCCGGCTTGCGTATATATTTTTTGAAGTAACGAATACTACATAAGCTACGGATATTAGACAAGGTTCAAGTTCTTAGGAAGTGTATTTTTGTCTATATACAGTTGGCTATTCTATCTATGAATACTTCAACATTCATCACAATACCATCTTTAACATCAATAAAGCATTTATCAATCCCAACGAAACGATTACTACTGCTCACTTTACCTTCGCCAACACAAGTATGCCAATTCTTAACGTCCCACTTGAGGCCAGAGGTTTCTATTATTTCTGTGGGTCCGTTTAAAGGGAGTAGTCCGCAATTGCCAATACATTGATCTCTAAATTCTTTAGTGTATTCCAACAAGAAACCGCCAGATGGGACGAAAAAAATTAGATCTGTAGCACTCAGATAGCATAGGTTGAACTGACTATCCGGAGACGATAGCTTGTACAATTGAGTGATCGAGTGAATTGTTTGATCAAAACGTCCATCAATCCCACCAAGAGCCAATAGTGAGATTCTCTCTAAAGTTCTCGACTTATTTGCTTTCAGAGTTTTATCATACCATTCATGGATACCTGAGAAAAGCTCGATCGAATGATTGGTCTCTGTGGATTCCAATACTTTTCTTCTGAAATCTGGAGAATTAAAGTGAACTGATATTAGGTACAACGCTTTTGTAAAGTCCGTTGAATATTGGGTCTGTTGCTTTATCACTACAACGCCAGCTTTTTTGTAGTACTCTTCCGTTTCTGGCTTAAGAGAGTCGAAATCGCCAATAATGTAATCGGGTAGATACATGGCTCTATCTGACTcattatctttgaaaaagtcGTACAGACGATTGGCCCCACCATCGGCGCAAACTCTTAGCTTGAAAGTACTCCACAGCTTCAAAAAGATTGGTGAAACATTGATCTCTTGATTCAACACCAGAAGAGCAGATTTGTCCGTACTGCCTGGTTTGATACAGTACTCCAGGTTGAAGAGATGTGCATACTTGGATTGGTCGATTTCAACTGAAATTCTTTCGTCATTCTCAGCACACCATTCCGACATCTGAATCAATCAATCCTGGCTTAAATTGACCTGAAACAACGGTTAGCCAGCTTTCTTTagtttttcactttttATCTGTTGATGTTTAATCACCGCTTTAGTTTGCCTAGAGAAAATGGGAAATCGGTAGAACTCGAAGACCTCAGCAACGAGATAAAACACCCGATTGGCAATTACTGGCCATCGAATACAGATAAAGAGCATAAACGAGCAGTAATGGACAAGCATAAATACCGTGTGGAGATCCAGCAAATGATGTTTGTCTTTGGAGAGACGAACGATCCTCCAGTTGAGACAACTTCTCTAATCGAAGATATTGTTAGAGGCCAGGTTATGGAGATTCTCTTACAGGCTACCAAAACTGCTCAGATGAGAAACAGTAAGAGCATATTAACGGAGgatgtcatcttcatcatcagacATGACAAGGCTAAGGTTAATCGACTAAGAACATATCTACTCTGGAAAGAGCTGCGAAAACACgcaaaagatcaagatgCAGCAGCTGCAGGAACTGCACCTGGTGGAGGAGgcgatgaggaagagaaaaaagGACCGGCagagaaagatgataagGATCCTGCTAACACCATGAAAGTTAGAAAGTCGCAAATAAAGTTGCCTTGGGACTTACAATTTATGTTTAATGAACAGCCCTTAGAgaacaatgatgatgatgatgagctaGACGAAGACGAAAGGGAAGCAAACTTGGCcacattgaagaaacttaaAATGGCTGATGACCGAACTAGAAATATGACTAAAGAGGAGTACGTACATTGGTCTGATTGCCGTCAAGCAAGTTTCACGTTCCGAAAAGCCAAGAGATTCCGTGACTGGTCAGGTATTTCTCAGCTGACGGATAGTAAGCCACACGATGATGTTATTGATATTTTAGGGTTTCTCACGTTCGAGATAGTCTGCTCCCTCACAGAGACAGCACTAAAGATAAAAAAGCATGAACAAAGACTTCAACTTCAGAAGGATAAATCACAACAAAACAACcaagattttgaagtaACTGAAATTCatagaaagaagagactgTTCGACGGTCCTGACAATGTGGTGAATCCACTCAAAAGGAAACATGTGGAGGAGGCATGGCGTACATTACAGACTATCGATATGAGACATCGTGCTCTTACGAATTTTAGAGGAGGAAAGTTTAGATCTAGACCAATAATTATGTAGTTATGCTTATGTTAATGTGAATGGTAATGGTTAGATAATGCATGTTGGTTTTTTCTTATTTCCAGCAGTTGATCACAGTGTTTGGATCAGCTTTAAACCAGATAGGTTTGAGCAGGCGCTCCTGAGTTAAACGCCATGCTACTTCAttatattcttctttgtcaatACCTTTGCACTGTTCGAAAAATATTTCCTTGTTTCCTTCTTTCACCTGCAGTTCCGCCTTAGCGATTTCAAGAACATAAGGATTTATTTGTTCTTTAACGTCCTTACTGTTGTTCACCTCAAAATCGACTTCCACAGATTCATCAAGCTCGTCAGCAGAGTAGAAACCCTGGAAACGGTCCAAAATTTCACGCATCCTCTTCGAGTTCCTAGTCTTTCTCACCTTTCCttctatcaaatttttcttGGCCACTCTAGTTTTAAGATAGTTCACGCTGGCGCTTTTCATTTTCTCGTATTGATTGGCATTTAATTTAGTAGGTTTTGCTAGCAAGCCACAAGACAGTTGCTGCTCTAAATAGTTGCCAACGTTCAGTTCATATGGTAGCTGCAGATTGTTTAGTTTGTCAACAAGGTGGAGTCTGTAGTCTACCATGTAGTCATGCTGCAGACGCTCTTGGTCGTCAGCCATGCCATTCAGAGCTGCTTGGGCATGCGGTGTCATCAGGGTGTGATCTATGTCCTGTGAGATAGAAGATTTCCAAACGGTTTGCCTATCTAAAATGTCACCGAATGATAGTAGGTCCAAATGTTGAGATGTCTTTTTCAGATCGGGGTACGGTACACTTTCTTGTGACGAAGCTGCGGGTTCCTTGAAATCCCCAGGTGGTGTACAGCAGAACTGAAGATCCATTAAGCATTTTCGAATGTCTCTTTTGCTACATGCAACTAGCAACTGCAAAATGGCTCGATCAATCTTGAGATCGATCTTTCGACAGTATCTCTCCAAGAATGCTATGACTGTCTGATGAGAAACCCTCTTACAATGGAAAAGAGAATCCTCTTCTATGGCAAGCTGGATTACATTGCTCGGCACAAAATTGATATCCCTGCAAAGTATAACAATGGGCCTTCTGCTGGTAAGAAGGATCTTTTCAACCGTTTGCCAAAAAAACTTGTCGTGTTCTTTGAACAGTACGTCTACATCATCCAACAGTATGATACCCTTAGATCCCTGGCCTTTGACATAATGTGTTGTAGAGAAATCCATTAAGGTATCAAGGATGTCCTTCTTGGACCTATTGTTGGAAGTATTGACTTCGTAAATCTGTCCCTCATGGTGGTCCATCAGTACGTCTAGAAGTGTATTCTTACCAATTCCGTCGCCATGCATTATCATTATAGGAACAAACTCTTCTGTGGTGTTTTCAATGTCAagactttcatcaattatAAAGTCATCCAGTGGGTCGTATTCAATCTTTTGACGTTTGAGCATTTTAGTCCTTTTAGTAGGTCGCCTTAGCTTTAGAAATGCAGTTTCAATCCATTCAGCtacatttttttttaaagaAGGCTCTAACATCACATCATCAACTGACCTTGGTTTGAATAGCTTGGTCCACAATTGAGAGTACTTCCTTGCACTAGCGATCTTGACACGCCCTGTATTTTCTTGTGAA contains these protein-coding regions:
- the ELG1 gene encoding Elg1p (similar to Saccharomyces cerevisiae ELG1 (YOR144C); ancestral locus Anc_5.481); amino-acid sequence: MKAAVSLSELLNGNTKARRAEANTNEVQEPTYNEDETLESIDMSGEVGSSSPLKTSQPTPKEKGGPSVQSFLMSSRQKKGDTMLPKEFSEEPEIIALDDDFNDELHLGIESENNGSRLPTVSRVEPPSSFKKTTLKDLFNNFRPESEPLKLKASVVSSIALQEEKKKVKRGAISSSAPFPSRQMVEPFGAIAENRSLNLPMNKKKRCITELISFDPDDFKSLNDRESSQENTGRVKIASARKYSQLWTKLFKPRSVDDVMLEPSLKKNVAEWIETAFLKLRRPTKRTKMLKRQKIEYDPLDDFIIDESLDIENTTEEFVPIMIMHGDGIGKNTLLDVLMDHHEGQIYEVNTSNNRSKKDILDTLMDFSTTHYVKGQGSKGIILLDDVDVLFKEHDKFFWQTVEKILLTSRRPIVILCRDINFVPSNVIQLAIEEDSLFHCKRVSHQTVIAFLERYCRKIDLKIDRAILQLLVACSKRDIRKCLMDLQFCCTPPGDFKEPAASSQESVPYPDLKKTSQHLDLLSFGDILDRQTVWKSSISQDIDHTLMTPHAQAALNGMADDQERLQHDYMVDYRLHLVDKLNNLQLPYELNVGNYLEQQLSCGLLAKPTKLNANQYEKMKSASVNYLKTRVAKKNLIEGKVRKTRNSKRMREILDRFQGFYSADELDESVEVDFEVNNSKDVKEQINPYVLEIAKAELQVKEGNKEIFFEQCKGIDKEEYNEVAWRLTQERLLKPIWFKADPNTVINCWK